The following proteins are encoded in a genomic region of Alosa alosa isolate M-15738 ecotype Scorff River chromosome 10, AALO_Geno_1.1, whole genome shotgun sequence:
- the LOC125301836 gene encoding E3 ubiquitin-protein ligase NRDP1-like isoform X1, translated as MGYDTNRFQGHVDEDLLCPICSGVLEEPVQATDCEHAFCNACITQWISQQSTCPVDRSQVTLAQLQPVPRIMRNMLSKLQLSCDNSAFGCTAVLRLSQLQSHLRECEHNPKKPVMCERGCGLEIPKDELSQHNCVGHLRTLVQKQQGKIAELEKTASEHKHQLAEQKRDIQLLKAYMRALRTTNPSLQNLEETIEYNEILEWVGSLQPARVTRWGGMISTPDAVLQAVIRRSLVDSGCPPSIVGDLIENAHERNWPGGLATLETRQMNRRYYELYVAKRIPGKQAVVVLACENQHMAEDMILEPGLVMIFAHGVEDIL; from the exons GCCACGGACTGCGAGCACGCCTTCTGCAATGCCTGCATCACCCAATGGATCTCCCAGCAGAGCACCTGCCCCGTGGATCGCTCCCAGGTCACGCTGGCCCAGCTGCAGCCGGTGCCCCGCATCATGCGCAACATGCTGTCCAAGCTGCAGCTGAGCTGTGACAACAGTGCCTTCGGCTGCACGGCCGTGCTGCGACTCAGCCAGCTGCAGTCGCATCTCAGGGAGTGCGAACACAACCCCAAGAAGCCAGTCATGTGTGAGCGAGGCTGTGG GCTGGAAATTCCCAAGGATGAGTTGTCCCAACACAACTGTGTGGGGCACCTCCGCACTTTGGTTCAGAAGCAGCAAGGCAAGATCGCAGAGCTGGAGAAAACGGCCTCAGAACACAAACACCAACTGGCTGAGCAG AAACGTGATATCCAGTTACTGAAGGCCTACATGCGAGCCCTTCGCACGACCAACCCCAGCTTACAGAACCTGGAGGAGACCATTGAGTACAATGAGATTCTAGA GTGGGTGGGTTCATTGCAGCCAGCTCGTGTGACCCGATGGGGAGGCATGATCTCCACGCCCGACGCTGTTCTACAGGCAGTCATCCGACGCTCGCTGGTAGACAGCGGCTGCCCGCCGTCCATCGTTGGCGATCTGATCGAGAACGCCCACGAGCGGAACTGGCCCGGCGGACTGGCCACGCTGGAAACGCGGCAGATGAACCGCCGCTACTACGAACTGTACGTGGCTAAGCGCATCCCGGGAAAACAGGCAGTGGTGGTGTTGGCCTGTGAGAACCAACACATGGCTGAAGACATGATCCTTGAGCCTGGTCTCGTCATGATCTTTGCCCATGGAGTGGAGGACATTTTGTAG
- the LOC125301836 gene encoding E3 ubiquitin-protein ligase NRDP1-like isoform X2 codes for MLPLQATDCEHAFCNACITQWISQQSTCPVDRSQVTLAQLQPVPRIMRNMLSKLQLSCDNSAFGCTAVLRLSQLQSHLRECEHNPKKPVMCERGCGLEIPKDELSQHNCVGHLRTLVQKQQGKIAELEKTASEHKHQLAEQKRDIQLLKAYMRALRTTNPSLQNLEETIEYNEILEWVGSLQPARVTRWGGMISTPDAVLQAVIRRSLVDSGCPPSIVGDLIENAHERNWPGGLATLETRQMNRRYYELYVAKRIPGKQAVVVLACENQHMAEDMILEPGLVMIFAHGVEDIL; via the exons ATGCTTCCGCTGCAG GCCACGGACTGCGAGCACGCCTTCTGCAATGCCTGCATCACCCAATGGATCTCCCAGCAGAGCACCTGCCCCGTGGATCGCTCCCAGGTCACGCTGGCCCAGCTGCAGCCGGTGCCCCGCATCATGCGCAACATGCTGTCCAAGCTGCAGCTGAGCTGTGACAACAGTGCCTTCGGCTGCACGGCCGTGCTGCGACTCAGCCAGCTGCAGTCGCATCTCAGGGAGTGCGAACACAACCCCAAGAAGCCAGTCATGTGTGAGCGAGGCTGTGG GCTGGAAATTCCCAAGGATGAGTTGTCCCAACACAACTGTGTGGGGCACCTCCGCACTTTGGTTCAGAAGCAGCAAGGCAAGATCGCAGAGCTGGAGAAAACGGCCTCAGAACACAAACACCAACTGGCTGAGCAG AAACGTGATATCCAGTTACTGAAGGCCTACATGCGAGCCCTTCGCACGACCAACCCCAGCTTACAGAACCTGGAGGAGACCATTGAGTACAATGAGATTCTAGA GTGGGTGGGTTCATTGCAGCCAGCTCGTGTGACCCGATGGGGAGGCATGATCTCCACGCCCGACGCTGTTCTACAGGCAGTCATCCGACGCTCGCTGGTAGACAGCGGCTGCCCGCCGTCCATCGTTGGCGATCTGATCGAGAACGCCCACGAGCGGAACTGGCCCGGCGGACTGGCCACGCTGGAAACGCGGCAGATGAACCGCCGCTACTACGAACTGTACGTGGCTAAGCGCATCCCGGGAAAACAGGCAGTGGTGGTGTTGGCCTGTGAGAACCAACACATGGCTGAAGACATGATCCTTGAGCCTGGTCTCGTCATGATCTTTGCCCATGGAGTGGAGGACATTTTGTAG
- the LOC125301836 gene encoding E3 ubiquitin-protein ligase NRDP1-like isoform X3, with protein sequence MRNMLSKLQLSCDNSAFGCTAVLRLSQLQSHLRECEHNPKKPVMCERGCGLEIPKDELSQHNCVGHLRTLVQKQQGKIAELEKTASEHKHQLAEQKRDIQLLKAYMRALRTTNPSLQNLEETIEYNEILEWVGSLQPARVTRWGGMISTPDAVLQAVIRRSLVDSGCPPSIVGDLIENAHERNWPGGLATLETRQMNRRYYELYVAKRIPGKQAVVVLACENQHMAEDMILEPGLVMIFAHGVEDIL encoded by the exons ATGCGCAACATGCTGTCCAAGCTGCAGCTGAGCTGTGACAACAGTGCCTTCGGCTGCACGGCCGTGCTGCGACTCAGCCAGCTGCAGTCGCATCTCAGGGAGTGCGAACACAACCCCAAGAAGCCAGTCATGTGTGAGCGAGGCTGTGG GCTGGAAATTCCCAAGGATGAGTTGTCCCAACACAACTGTGTGGGGCACCTCCGCACTTTGGTTCAGAAGCAGCAAGGCAAGATCGCAGAGCTGGAGAAAACGGCCTCAGAACACAAACACCAACTGGCTGAGCAG AAACGTGATATCCAGTTACTGAAGGCCTACATGCGAGCCCTTCGCACGACCAACCCCAGCTTACAGAACCTGGAGGAGACCATTGAGTACAATGAGATTCTAGA GTGGGTGGGTTCATTGCAGCCAGCTCGTGTGACCCGATGGGGAGGCATGATCTCCACGCCCGACGCTGTTCTACAGGCAGTCATCCGACGCTCGCTGGTAGACAGCGGCTGCCCGCCGTCCATCGTTGGCGATCTGATCGAGAACGCCCACGAGCGGAACTGGCCCGGCGGACTGGCCACGCTGGAAACGCGGCAGATGAACCGCCGCTACTACGAACTGTACGTGGCTAAGCGCATCCCGGGAAAACAGGCAGTGGTGGTGTTGGCCTGTGAGAACCAACACATGGCTGAAGACATGATCCTTGAGCCTGGTCTCGTCATGATCTTTGCCCATGGAGTGGAGGACATTTTGTAG